The Gemmatimonadaceae bacterium DNA segment AAGGCGACGTGGAACCCCTTCAGGGTCAGCGCCTTGATGCCGGCCTCGGCGAGGGCTTGGTTGATGCGACGCCAGCGGGCGAACTTGATCAGCTCCCCGCCGACTTGGTTCAGTCGTGCGACGCGCAGGTCCACCAGCGCGACAGCCCCGACGTTCCCGTCCACTCGTTCAAGTGCCGAGGCAACAGGCGCCGCGAGCCCGTGGAAGATCGCCAGATCGCGCACGCGGTTCCAATCGAAGTCCGCGGTCGGCAGGTCCGCGACGACCTGCGCCGATCGCTCGGCGCGCGCGCACGCCGCGACGAAGCAAAGTTCGGGTGAGACTTCCCCGGGTGGCCTCGTCCGGACGTTCGTCGCGATGCTGGCAGACGTCGTGCTGGGCGCGGCATCGAGGCCGAGCAGCCGAAGCGTGTGCTCGGCGATCGCGGGATACGCCAGGTGCTCGTCATAGTACCGACGCGCGTTGGATGCGATGCGGCGGAGCGTCGGCTCGTCGTTCCGCACGCGACGATAGGTGGCGAGCAAGTCGGCCGCGAGACGCTCGGGATCCTTCGGGTGGTCCGGGTACTGATGTGGCGGCCCCAGTGGTTCGAAGGGCACGCCGATGTAGTGCTCACCAGCGACCAGCGGCACGGCCAACTCCGCCTGGAGCATCGGCCGCAGCACCGGAACACCGAGCCGGAAGCATTCGATGTCGCGGTGGCACAAGTCGCCCGCACCCGGCAGGGACAAGGCGACTTGCGACATCGCCAGCTTCCGGAAGTATTGGTCTGCCGGGACATCTCGTTTGTCGTCAGGTGCCCAACAGTCGATGTCGACGTCGTCCGCCGGCTGCGCGAGCCGCGCGAGGTGCAGTGCAGCGTCGCGAGCAGGCGAATGCAGGCCGCGGAAGTACAGGCCGCGGCGATTTCGCTGCGGCGCGGGCCCGGTGGCGGACTCCTGCCAATAGCGGGTGCGGTAGAGCCACGGACGCACCGGCGAGCGCTCGAGGCTGCCCCACGAGTCGCGGAAGCCTTCCGTCGCGTCGATCTCCGCTCGCAGACGGCTCGGAATGAACTGGCCAGCCAGCAGTTGCGAGACGCGATCCGGCCGGAACCCGAACGCGCGAAAATGGTCGAGGGGATGATCGTGCATCGTCACGACGCGCAACATTCCGTCGGACTCGTCTTGCAGGACGAGCGAGTACCAGTGGACTTCAATCTGGCCGCCGTGGACGGCGTAGACGGGAGCGGCCCGCGCGGACGTGCCGATCGGCTGCGCCAGTCGCAGGCGGTATCGCGGCGCCAAGTGCTCCCGGACGAACCGCTCGGTGAACTCCCAGAACCAGTCCCCGGGGTGCCGATTCGGGACGTAGACGATGAGCGCTGCCATACTTAGTGAATCTAGGCGACCACGTCCTCTCGGCGGCACCAGTGACCAGCACCAGACTCCCCATCAAAGTCGTCCCCGGCGCATCACGCAGTCACATCGCCGGCTGGCTCGGCGATACCCTCAAGATTCGCGTCGCCGCAGCGCCCGAGCGCGGCAAGGCAAACGCGGCAGTCGAGGCGCTGCTGGCCGACGTCCTCGCCATTCCCAGCGGCGCGGCCAGGATCGTCGCTGGCGGATCTTCGCCTCGCAAGATCGTGGAGATCAGCGGACTCTCTGAAGTTGAGGTGCAACGAAGGCTCTCAGACGCCGCGGCGAAATCTGGTTGAGCGGTTATTCGGAGGATTCCCTCGGCTCATCCCCGAGCCAGAACCTCGGTCCCGCGCCGCGGGCCGCCGCCTCGTCGCCGGGATTCAGGATGTGGCAGCGCTCAAGGGATAGGCATCCGCACCCGATGCAATCGCTGAGGCCGCGGCGAAGGCGCTGAAGCTCCTCCATCCGCTTGTCGATCCGCGCGGTCCACCGCCGCGACAAACGCTTCCAGTCGGCCTCCGTTGGCGCGCGGCCCGCCAACGACTCGATCTCGCGCCGCACCTCGTCGAGCGAGAGGCCGATGCGCTGCGCGAAGACGATGAAGGCGACCTGCCGGATGGTGCCGCGCCAATACCGCCGGTGACCTGACGCGCTGCGCTGCGGGCGGATGAGTTGGCGCCCTTCATAGAAACGCAGCGCCGACGTCGAGACACCCGTGCGTCGCGAAAGTTCTCCGATGGTGAGCAGCGGGGCCTGCATCGGTCCAAGGTACGTGGGGGGAGCCCTTGACTTCAACCTTGGTTGAAGAATTAGAGTTGACGCACGCGAGTAATCCACGGCAATCCCTCCCTCTGAGCGTCTATGCCTATCGAGTTCCTCATTCTCCGCTTCGTACACGTGTTCGGCGGGCTGCTTTGGGTTGGCAGCGCGCTCTTCAGCAGTTGGTTCCTGCTCCCGGCGCTCGCAGGCGCCGGTCCGGCTGCCGCCGGTCCCGTGTTCGCACAGCTCGCGAAGCGGCGGATGATGACGTTTATGCCCGCCGTCGCGATCCTCACCCTGCTCAGCGGGCTACGCCTCCTGATGCTCGTCTCGGGAGGCAACGCGGCCGCCTACCTCGCCACCAGGAGCGGCGGCGCCTTCGCGCTCTCGGGCGGCGCAGCCCTCCTTGCCTTCGGGTTGGGGATGGCCATTGCGCGGCCGTCCGCGATGCGCGCCGGGAAGCTCACGGCAGCGCTCGCAAACGCGTCCGAGCTGGAGCAGGCTGGCCTCAGTCGCGCACTTGCGGCGGAACGTCGACGAGGCGCGATCGCGACCAACATCTCGATGGCACTGTTGATCATCGGGGCCGGCGGGATGGCGCTCGCGAGGTACCTCTGATGCCGCGCACGTCGAGCCCCCTCGTTGCCGGCAATCATCGCCGATGCGGTCCGCCTCTCCCTGCACTGGCTGGACCACGAGCCCCCTCACCTCACCAACGCTCACCTCACGGCCGCGGAACCCCCTGAATGATCCCACTCCGAATCCTCCGCGCCTTCACTCCCGCATTCGGATCCGGCTCGATTCGCCGCTCCACGCGTCGGTCAATCTCCACCCGCGCCGTGAGCGTGAGCCGCTTCCCGTCGCGGATGAGCACGATCGGCACGCTCGCCCCCGGCCGCGCGCCCCACACGGCGCGCCAGCGCCGGCCGAACTCGGGATCGCGCGTGGACGTCCCGCCGATCTCCACCAACACGTCGCCGTAGTCCACGCCGGCGCGCGCGGCCATTCCGTCGGGATCGAGGCCGGTGACGATCACGCCCTCAGGATGGCCGCGCAGCAACGCGCCGAGTCGCGGCTCGCTGATGCTGTCCTGCGCGAGGCGCCAGCCGGCGCGCGGGAGCCACTGCGCCCACGGATAGGGATCGCGCCCGTCGATGAAGCGCCGCTCGAAGTCGCCCCAGGCGCGGCCGCGCGTGGCGCGCGCGACGGCGTTCCAGAAATCGTCGTGCGTGAAGCCGCGTCCCTTGGCCGCGGCGTTGTCCCAGAGCTCGCGCAGCACGTGGTCAAGCGAGCGGGCGTTGTCGGAGGCGTCCCGGATGAGGATGTCGAGCGCGAAGCCGGCCAACGAGCCCTTGTCATAGTACAGGTCATCGGTGCCGTCGCGCACGCCGAGCCAAGCCTGCAGCGAGGCGTCCTCGAGCGACGTCGGCGGGCGCGCCTCGACGCCTTCGATCTTGCCCAACGTGACTTCGAGGAACGCCGCCTCGTCGCTGAGTCCGCTGCGCAGCAGTGCGAGGTCGGCGTAGTAGTCGGTGATGCCTTCGCTCATCCAGAGCCAGGGCGTGGGTTGCGGCACGTCATACCGATACGGCCACATCTCGGCCGGCCGCAGGCGCTTCACGTTCCACGCGTGCACGAGTTCGTGCGCGTGTACGGCCAGGACGAAGGGTTCGTCGAGGAACGGCGT contains these protein-coding regions:
- a CDS encoding nucleotidyltransferase family protein; the protein is MAALIVYVPNRHPGDWFWEFTERFVREHLAPRYRLRLAQPIGTSARAAPVYAVHGGQIEVHWYSLVLQDESDGMLRVVTMHDHPLDHFRAFGFRPDRVSQLLAGQFIPSRLRAEIDATEGFRDSWGSLERSPVRPWLYRTRYWQESATGPAPQRNRRGLYFRGLHSPARDAALHLARLAQPADDVDIDCWAPDDKRDVPADQYFRKLAMSQVALSLPGAGDLCHRDIECFRLGVPVLRPMLQAELAVPLVAGEHYIGVPFEPLGPPHQYPDHPKDPERLAADLLATYRRVRNDEPTLRRIASNARRYYDEHLAYPAIAEHTLRLLGLDAAPSTTSASIATNVRTRPPGEVSPELCFVAACARAERSAQVVADLPTADFDWNRVRDLAIFHGLAAPVASALERVDGNVGAVALVDLRVARLNQVGGELIKFARWRRINQALAEAGIKALTLKGFHVAFLLYGGTGQRVVGDLDFLVHARDVAATIDVLRSLGFHLTRSWERAIRHVGLERVLASTVELALGSADGVAIDLHWHAGPSGATLSTEELLADALPGIGGEPTALGSPLGDTMAMLVTHGEKSIWKMLRWLVDIDAGLQLMQDADAARMQEHLERVHGQQALANALELIRLVWGSVPVAARGLRPLPAADRRFVTEALLRFERDWDSVRVFDRQRPWRLLGERLRLRGATLPNLLDAARPSYLDWAVVPLPSWLHVAYYAIRPVRVLSEAARRGRRGLPAP
- a CDS encoding DUF167 domain-containing protein; the encoded protein is MTSTRLPIKVVPGASRSHIAGWLGDTLKIRVAAAPERGKANAAVEALLADVLAIPSGAARIVAGGSSPRKIVEISGLSEVEVQRRLSDAAAKSG
- the soxR gene encoding redox-sensitive transcriptional activator SoxR, which encodes MQAPLLTIGELSRRTGVSTSALRFYEGRQLIRPQRSASGHRRYWRGTIRQVAFIVFAQRIGLSLDEVRREIESLAGRAPTEADWKRLSRRWTARIDKRMEELQRLRRGLSDCIGCGCLSLERCHILNPGDEAAARGAGPRFWLGDEPRESSE
- a CDS encoding M61 family metallopeptidase; amino-acid sequence: MLRRPPRLGRLAPLGLILALAAAALPAQERAPRSVAVTEMQVEVLAGRAQLAEAELEVVTRLTVTVRELGPVLLSMAAWTPGSYSIANYARGVSGFSATQGGLPLRWDKLDPDTWRITPRRAGVIELRYRVRADILDVAASWSSEDFAFFNGTNVFLYVEGRPDTPVQVSVRTEAEWRVTTAMAPGDAPNSFRAADVHDLLDHPVFVGRYDLDSALVADKWMRLATWPEGSVAGARRAALWDALTRSVEPIAAVFGTVPWQRYTVLQVAHDEVGGMSALEHSESELALVGTPFLDEPFVLAVHAHELVHAWNVKRLRPAEMWPYRYDVPQPTPWLWMSEGITDYYADLALLRSGLSDEAAFLEVTLGKIEGVEARPPTSLEDASLQAWLGVRDGTDDLYYDKGSLAGFALDILIRDASDNARSLDHVLRELWDNAAAKGRGFTHDDFWNAVARATRGRAWGDFERRFIDGRDPYPWAQWLPRAGWRLAQDSISEPRLGALLRGHPEGVIVTGLDPDGMAARAGVDYGDVLVEIGGTSTRDPEFGRRWRAVWGARPGASVPIVLIRDGKRLTLTARVEIDRRVERRIEPDPNAGVKARRIRSGIIQGVPRP